One window of Mauremys reevesii isolate NIE-2019 linkage group 4, ASM1616193v1, whole genome shotgun sequence genomic DNA carries:
- the KNL1 gene encoding kinetochore scaffold 1 isoform X2, whose translation MDRIYSESNEENDHTERIRRQRRSSILKAPRSPLKDLGSGNEFTQDYDTEKRRKNSRRVSFADTIKVFQTDLQINVVEPENTERAANIRNQILFNQNEGPETVQCEITGMDTLLHAPIQTPVQQTEWHDTDNNQMNRNNRTLIFLDENEMDMTASHTAVITRNLKSNEEIDKPRKIDIKSFLAGLTSKNEGPEMNKEFRFFCDPTDANYACPSLQQKPDFDPVKKIDFSEFLTSLKSSEMFASPTLEGPDKENLFFVPSQLPESNAFPPVECVHSHAQENTGNVTRIFRGQDDGMDITKCHVSNINTMFPNTCEALSKQLECGDVTVACGDMDMTASQTVKMSLSKNNTFNIEKHSQTIRMDLSSSFVSDHSRLKRTSNNQMIVPQDPQRCVEKKTVSVEDEEGITQNHTILIDSYKASQTSNQGCRTRTVVPGCVSCEPVFHGDKTIVFSSCNDMEVTGNCTVVNCNETSKATGKSCYEAFQNPGNAISLLMEKTVSRDDDMDITKCQITSDNQVLRQCTKNAHTISSVPDNGSEKGIQNHRAASETLGLDSNANPGSWTSKGTFRHSTVTSLLISWPTDKTIVFSGEDMDLTRSYIAKDVEKDIASQLPPVSAGMSTSVKFKPQSFGNKSSSSNLNEQEEMEITKCHAVVIDNQNTGITTSQQHMQPKTIPGENWNKEVNEAVSLLNLDKENPLSGMSDHMDIKRSHPNPKTIIFSSQEQEMEVPKSHTIASNNCVLKPLQRQNCEIAQQLRKSLVNPSLAYTNDKTVVFPDDQSMDITRNHTAALDFAPILVAQEYESTHIQNSVISKPKQLQNKTLLFSGGSDIDITRSQTAAIECGSLTINSNQKDDTPGNNQIPALVAPRFSFTSSDEALPSDIKGNVHFGKTAGIHIDSKNSKLEQQSHTMVALNKVLSNTANSERLSSTSKAASLSSKQDFTKTARTSMPDIKNSQMASLLEKSVVFFSEENMDLTGSCVVNVPDTVLTERKDNTLFPKKKDLTSCPTIIAADSLQQQGCDQCPLKPLSLSNEKTVIFSVDDDMEMTKSHTMATDHKIYLQGKRSSNVIPLIPADKTVVFTYSDDMEITRPNTVVIDKPIEKAASQTVPEVGKGTGRKSLIGSTSEKTVVFSLGDENDMEMTKSHTMATDDKIYLQGKSSGNVIPLIPADKTVVFTYSDDMEITRPNTVVIDKHMEKAASQTVPEVGKGTGRKSLIGSTSEKTVVFSLGDENDMEMTKSHTMATDDKIYLQGKSSGNVIPLIPADKTVLFTYNDDMEITRPNTVVIDKTMEKAASQTVPEVGKGTGRKSLIGSTSEKTVVFSLGGENDTEITNSHTAPINREIAPQGERAPQTQSVVHGDKMVFVFNQADMEITESHTIDKTMERVMHVDRLKPDKWIGQEAFSNSKTVVFAMGDDMETTKIHTMSLDDKIALQGEQTTRIGPVLPVNETTVFTCNQDKMDITASHTVAINSNNLKGSENQEMSSKSHHQQNLYRTSAPICGEKMRFMHAEDLGNGCHSDFRDKHGPDFPALSVLVFPYKKEETDTLKIHNVAMEKSIGPVTLSLPEVTLDIVQEPQNVINLPKGNSSSVYCQDLRKQVKPKSKRVSFKLPENQIESPTYKIESQRKVAENNLLDCDEENCNGVSQVQIPVQQSHLSKEITDSLNRGAVNVLDTGSIDLKDDPGKLTSSGHERRPTELDIDGSDTVLLSYKETKENEGVSTEWEKLTTDSQKDSEQTKQFSQVNDIPAEQVDPSLVSELSGIVNICSRLKNCRRKSEVVPVSQTAAVSNLAETFPKLATQPEDPLSLGKDVENMSNNAFYIKEQENIYLETGDAPLDTTHTDKCQVRKLPLGIFPPKLPNKRNSTVPSVEDLNAKSVGGVEAQVPEINLVTSKTSDNIYPIGRQNLSPSQYIDEELLPTCPEEMDLVDFVSYEPLDGTYNEMNKKEIFHNQSYPLEEQETFSNQKRAWEQEEEELQKGKKIKRAESWDGDTTKEQRATSSIILSHTQAETREGENPPSLSAKSLERTNSSNSSCLDSLKADIDLSMQRSSQMESQLLMDSICEQNLFEKFQDGVITVGEFFTLLQVHILIQKPRQSHLPANYAVNTAPTPEDLIFSQYIYRPKLQIYEEDCQVLSQMIEDLKLCAGVQDKLLVDVNKSLWEVMRTFSDKELKNFGTELNKMKSCFTKKSKVLAHKGKVKLYDNLVQDTQIQWEKLQSRIAKVDEFLREMDSCLLALETVTKLEECEADISDPVAEWESKVRNSEKELENLKAQEEELQRDLSNLEVQKKQGFSEINYLQNKASDCEELLDKYNFTEWEISEWSDQQAVFTFLYDSIELTITFGPPVDGAVFNENPCRKIVDMSFESLLDEEKAPLSSCLVQRLIFQFIESQGSWQTKCTTMHHLPQMLHEVSLVVNRCRLLGEEIEFLNRWGGKFNLLKIEVDNTKVKLLFSTSTVFAKFEVIFSLSANYPSAQLPFTVQKRIGSLGHDEISAVLSNVPLGTNYLMRMVKMIHHNLLQGSLIVH comes from the exons TGATCATACAGAACGCATCAGAAGGCAAAGGCGTTCCTCG atTTTAAAAGCTCCGCGGAGTCCTCTCAAGGACCTTGGGAGTGGGAATGAATTCACTCAG GATTATGACACTGAGAAGCGTCGGAAGAACTCTCGCCGTGTCAGCTTTGCAGATACCATAAA AGTTTTCCAGACAGATCTTCAAATTAATGTGGTAGAGCCAGAAAATACAG agAGAGCAGCAAATATAAGGAATCAAATCCTGTTTAACCA aaatgaaGGACCTGAAACCGTTCAGTGCGAGATTACTG GAATGGACACTTTGCTTCATGCCCCAATCCAGACACCGGTGCAGCAGACTGAG TGGCATGATACAGACAACAATCAAATGAATAGAAACAACAGAACACTTATCTTTTTGGATGAAAACGAAATGGATATGACAGCTAGTCACACTGCAGTGATCACACGTAACCTTAAAAGCAATGAAGAAATTGACAAACCTAGGAAAATAGACATCAAATCATTTTTAGCTGGGTTAACATCTAAAAATGAAGGGCCAGAAATGAACAAGGAATTTCGTTTTTTCTGTGATCCTACAGATGCAAATTATGCATGTCCGTCTCTTCAACAGAAGCCAGACTTTGACCCAGTAAAGAAAATAGATTTCAGTGAATTCTTGACAAGCCTGAAGTCAAGTGAAATGTTTGCCAGCCCTACTCTTGAAGGACCTGACAAGGAGAACCTGTTTTTTGTCCCTTCACAACTTCCAGAAAGTAATGCATTTCCTCCAGTGGAGTGTGTACATTCCCATGCACAAGAGAACACCGGCAATGTGACTAGAATCTTCAGAGGACAAGATGATGGAATGGATATTACGAAGTGTCATGTATCTAACATTAATACCATGTTCCCCAATACTTGTGAAGCCTTATCAAAGCAATTAGAATGTGGTGATGTAACTGTGGCTTGTGGAGATATGGATATGACTGCCAGCCAAACTGTAAAAATGTCCCTTTCCAAAAATAACACATTCAACATTGAGAAACACAGTCAGACCATCAGAATGGATTTATCATCCAGTTTTGTGTCTGACCATTCTAGATTAAAGAGAACATCTAACAATCAAATGATTGTTCCACAGGACCCCCAAAGGTGTGTTGAAAAGAAAACTGTAAGTGTAGAAGATGAGGAGGGTATTACTCAAAACCATACTATCTTGATAGACAGTTACAAAGCATCACAGACCTCTAATCAAGGTTGCAGAACAAGGACTGTGGTTCCTGGATGTGTTTCTTGTGAGCCCGTCTTCCATGGTGataaaaccattgtcttttccaGCTGTAATGATATGGAAGTTACTGGGAACTGTACAGTTGTAAACTGTAATGAAACTTCCAAGGCAACTGGCAAGTCTTGTTATGAAGCTTTTCAAAACCCAGGAAATGCCATCTCTTTGCTAATGGAAAAAACAGTTTCAAGAGATGACGACATGGACATTACAAAATGTCAAATAACTTCAGATAATCAAGTTCTCAGGCAATGTACAAAGAATGCACACACAATATCTTCTGTGCCAGATAATGGAAGTGAAAAAGGGATCCAAAATCACAGAGCTGCTTCTGAGACTCTGGGGCTAGATTCAAATGCAAATCCTGGTTCTTGGACTTCTAAGGGCACATTTCGACACAGCACAGTGACCTCTCTGCTCATTTCATGGCCAACTGACAAAACAATAGTCTTCTCAGGGGAAGATATGGACTTGACTAGAAGTTATATTGCCAAGGATGTTGAAAAGGACATTGCAAGTCAACTTCCTCCTGTCTCTGCTGGTATGTCCACTTCTGTGAAATTCAAACCTCAAAGTTTTGGTAACAAATCTAGCTCTTCTAATTTAAAtgagcaggaagaaatggaaataACTAAATGTCATGCTGTAGTCATTGACAATCAAAACACTGGAATAACTACAAGCCAACAACATATGCAGCCTAAAACTATTCCAGGAGAGAACTGGAACAAAGAAGTGAATGAAGCTGTAAGTCTTCTAAACCTTGACAAGGAAAACCCTCTTTCAGGAATGAGTGATCACATGGATATTAAAAGAAGCCATCCCAATCCCAAAACCATTATTTTTTCATCACAAGAGCAAGAGATGGAAGTCCCTAAAAGCCACACCATTGCCAGCAATAACTGTGTGCTGAAACCTTTACAAAGGCAAAACTGTGAAATAGCTCAACAATTGAGGAAAAGTCTAGTCAACCCTTCACTTGCCTATACTAATGACAAAACTGTTGTTTTTCCAGATGATCAAAGTATGGATATAACCAGAAATCATACTGCTGCTCTTGACTTTGCTCCTATTCTAGTAGCACAAGAATATGAGAGTACACATATTCAGAACAGTGTAATATCTAAACCAAAACAACTACAAAATAAGACCCTCTTATTTTCTGGTGGTTCTGATATAGATATTACTAGAAGTCAGACTGCAGCAATAGAATGTGGGAGTCTCACAATAAACTCAAATCAAAAGGATGACACTCCTGGAAATAACCAaattccagcccttgttgctccAAGGTTTTCTTTCACTTCCAGTGATGAAGCCCTTCCCTCTGATATTAAAGGAAATGTGCATTTTGGGAAGACAGCGGGAATACACATTGACTCAAAAAATTCCAAATTGGAACAGCAAAGCCATACTATGGTAGCATTAAACAAGGTACTGTCAAACACTGCAAATTCTGAGAGACTTTCTTCAACTAGTAAAGCAGCTTCACTTTCTTCAAAACAGGACTTCACTAAAACAGCCAGAACATCGATGCCAGATATCAAAAATTCACAGATGGCGTCTCTTTTGGAAAAGTCAGTTGTTTTTTTCTCTGAGGAAAATATGGATTTGACTGGTAGCTGTGTAGTAAATGTTCCTGATACCGTTTTAACAGAAAGAAAAGACAATACATTATTTCCAAAGAAAAAGGACTTGACCTCATGCCCTACCATTATAGCTGCAGATAGTCTGCAGCAACAAGGATGTGACCAATGCCCCTTAAAGCCATTGTCTCTTTCAAATGAGAAGACTGTCATATTTTCAGTGGATGATGATATGGAGATGACTAAAAGTCACACCATGGCAACAGACCATAAAATTTACCTACAAGGCAAGAGGTCAAGTAATGTAATACCCTTAATCCCTGCAGATAAAACTGTTGTATTTACCTACAGTGATGACATGGAAATAACTAGACCCAACACTGTTGTAATTGATAAACCCATAGAAAAGGCTGCATCCCAGACTGTGCCTGAAGTAGGTAAAGGGACTGGAAGGAAAAGTCTGATTGGATCAACCAGTGAAAAGACTGTTGTGTTTTCACTGGGTGACGAGAATGACATGGAGATGACCAAAAGTCACACCATGGCAACAGACGACAAAATTTACCTACAAGGCAAGAGTTCAGGTAATGTAATACCCTTAATCCCTGCAGATAAAACTGTTGTATTTACCTACAGTGATGACATGGAAATAACTAGACCCAACACTGTTGTAATTGATAAACACATGGAAAAGGCTGCATCCCAGACTGTGCCTGAAGTAGGTAAAGGGACTGGAAGGAAAAGTCTGATTGGATCAACCAGTGAAAAGACTGTTGTGTTTTCACTGGGTGACGAGAATGACATGGAGATGACCAAAAGTCACACCATGGCAACAGACGACAAAATTTACCTACAAGGCAAGAGTTCAGGTAATGTAATACCCTTAATCCCTGCAGATAAAACTGTTTTATTTACATACAATGATGACATGGAAATAACTAGACCCAACACTGTTGTAATTGATAAAACCATGGAAAAGGCTGCATCCCAGACTGTGCCTGAAGTAGGTAAAGGGACTGGAAGGAAAAGTCTGATTGGATCAACCAGTGAAAAGACTGTTGTGTTTTCACTGGGTGGTGAGAATGACACGGAGATCACAAACAGCCATACAGCACCAATAAACCGTGAAATTGCCCCACAAGGTGAGAGAGCACCTCAAACCCAGTCTGTAGTTCATGGAGATAAAATGGTGTTTGTATTTAATCAGGCTGATATGGAAATAACTGAATCTCACACTATTGATAAAACTATGGAAAGAGTCATGCATGTGGATAGATTAAAACCAGATAAGTGGATTGGACAGGAAGCTTTTTCAAATAGCAAAACAGTTGTGTTTGCGATGGGTGATGACATGGAGACTACTAAAATCCATACAATGTCCTTAGATGATAAAATTGCCCTACAAGGTGAGCAGACCACCCGCATTGGTCCTGTTCTTCCTGTTAATGAAACCACTGTGTTTACGTGTAACCAGGATAAGATGGATATCACTGCATCTCACACTGTTGCTATTAATAGTAATAATCTTAAAGGATCTGAGAACCAAGAAATGTCAAGtaaaagccaccaccagcagaaTTTATATAGAACATCGGCCCCTATCTGTGGAGAGAAAATGCGTTTTATGCATGCAGAAGATTTGGGTAATGGATGCCACTCAGATTTTAGGGACAAACATGGACCGGATTTCCCTGCTTTATCAGTTTTAGTATTTCCCTATAAAAAGGAAGAAACAGATACATTGAAAATCCACAACGTTGCCATGGAAAAGTCCATTGGTCCTGTTACTCTGTCACTTCCTGAAGTCACTTTGGATATTGTTCAGGAACCACAGAATGTTATTAACCTTCCCAAGGGCAACTCAAGTTCTGTATACTGCCAGGATCTGAGAAAACAAGTAAAACCTAAATCAAAGAGAGTATCTTTCAAGCTTCCAGAGAACCAAATAGAATCCCCGACTTACAAGATTGAAAGTCAAAGAAAAGTTGCTGAGAATAACCTCCTGGATTGTGATGAAGAAAATTGTAATGGTGTGTCCCAGGTTCAAATTCCAGTCCAGCAGTCTCACTTATCTAAAGAGATCACTGATAGTTTGAACAGGGGTGCAGTTAATGTGTTGGATACTGGAAGTATAGACTTGAAAGATGATCCAGGGAAGTTGACTTCATCTGGACATGAACGCAGGCCCACAGAGTTAGACATTGATGGATCAGACACTGTTCTACTTTCTTACAAAGAGACTAAGGAAAATGAGGGAGTATCTACTGAATGGGAAAAACTTACAACAGATTCCCAAAAAGACTCTGAACAGACTAAGCAGTTCTCCCAAGTCAATGACATTCCTGCAGAACAAGTAGATCCCAGCCTTGTGTCTGAATTATCAGGTATTGTTAATATTTGTTCAAGGCTAAAAAATTGTAGAAGGAAGTCTGAAGTTGTCCCAGTCTCTCAAACTGCTGCTGTGTCTAATCTTGCTGAAACTTTTCCCAAGTTGGCAACACAGCCAGAAGATCCTTTGAGTTTAGGAAAAGATGTTGAAAATATGTCTAATAATGCATTTTATatcaaagaacaggaaaatataTATCTTGAAACTGGAGATGCTCCTTTAGACACAACACATACAGATAAATGTCAAGTGAGAAAGCTACCCCTAGGTATCTTCCCGCCTAAATTGCCAAACAAAAGAAATTCCACTGTTCCAAGTGTAGAAGACCTCAATGCCAAATCAGTGGGCGGAGTAGAAGCTCAGGTTCCAGAAATAAATTTAGTCACCAGCAAAACCTCTGACAACATCTATCCCATTGGAAGGCAGAACTTGAGCCCTTCTCAGTATATAGATGAGGAATTGCTTCCTACATGCCCAGAGGAAATGGATTTAGTTGACTTTGTAAGTTATGAGCCCCTTGATGGAACCTATAATGAGATGAACAAAAAAGAGATCTTTCACAATCAAAGCTATCCATTAGAGGAGCAAGAAACTTTCAGCAACCAGAAGAGAGCTTGGGAACAAGAGGAAGAGGAACTCCAGAAAGGAAAGAAGATCAAGAGGGCTGAGAGCTGGGATGGTGATACCACAAAAGAACAGCGG GCTACCTCCAGCATCATTTTGTCTCATACCCAAGCAGAAACTCGAGAGGGTGAAAATCCTCCAAGTCTATCAGCTAAAAGCCTGGAGAGGACCAACTCTAGCAACAGCAGCTGTCTGGATTCTCTTAAAGCTGACATAGATCTTAGTA TGCAGCGAAGCAGTCAGATGGAGTCTCAGCTTCTCATGGACAGTATTTGCGAACAGAATTTATTTGAG AAATTTCAGGATGGTGTTATCACAGTAGGGGAGTTTTTTACGCTTCTCCAGGTCCATATTCTAATTCAGAAACCCCGGCAGAGTCATCTTCCAGCCAAT TATGCAGTGAACACAGCTCCTACTCCAGAAGACCTGATTTTCAGCCAGTACATTTATCGCCCCAAGCTGCAGATTTATGAAGAAGATTGCCAGGTTCTTTCTCAGATGATAGAAGA TTTAAAGTTGTGTGCAGGTGTCCAGGATAAACTTTTGGTGGATGTGAATAAGAGCCTCTGGGAGGTGATGAGGACCTTCTCTGACAAAGAG CTGAAGAACTTTGGAACAGAGTTGAATAAAATGAAATCCTGTTTCACCAAGAAGAGTAAAGTCCTGGCTCACAAGGGGAAAGTGAAATTGTATGACAATTTGGTGCAGGACACACAG ATCCAATGGGAGAAACTACAGTCAAGAATAGCAAAAGTGGATGAATTCCTCAGGGAGATGGATAGTTGTCTTTTAGCTCTGGAAACAG TTACTAAGTTGGAAGAATGTGAAGCAGATATCAGTGATCCAGTGGCAGAGTGGGAGTCCAAAGTGAGAAACTCTGAGAAAG aGCTTGAAAACCTCAAAGCCCAAGAAGAAGAGCTTCAAAG GGATCTGTCAAATCTGGAGGTTCAGAAGAAGCAGGGGTTTTCTGAGATAAACtatctgcagaataaagcaagtGATTGTGAGGAGCTCCTCGACAAATACAA CTTCACTGAATGGGAGATCAGTGAATGGAGCGATCAACAGGCAGTGTTTACCTTCCTTTATGATTCTATAGAACTGACTATCACATTTGGACCACCAGTGG ATGGTGCGGTTTTCAATGAAAATCCCTGCAGAAAGATTGTTGATATGAGCTTTGAATCTCTGTTGGATG AAGAAAAAGCTCCACTCTCATCATGTCTAGTCCAAAGGCTCATCTTCCAGTTTATTGAAAGTCAGGGTTCCTGGCAGACAAAATGCACAACAATGCACCACTTGCCCCAG ATGCTGCATGAGGTCTCATTAGTGGTGAATCGCTGTCGACTCTTAGGAGAAGAGATTGAGTTTCTGAACAGATGGGGTGGAAAGTTTAATCTTCTGAAGATAGAAGTGGATAATACAAA